CCGGCGAGGCGGGACGTTTAGTGTAGTGCGAAGGGTCGGCCCCGGCAGGCACCGTCAGGCGTCTGCCGCGGACCTCAACTGGGGGATAGCCACATGAATTGGATCGTCTCGTTGATCATGGGCGGAATCGTCGGCTGGCTGGCGAGCATGGTCATGAAGACCGATGCACAGATGGGCTTGGTAGCCAACGTGCTGGTGGGCATCGTTGGTTCGGTCCTGGGCTACTGGATTGCCGGACTGCTCGGCATGGCGCCCACGGGAGGCGTGATGCGCTTCGCGGTCGCGATCGCGGGTGCGGCGTTGCTGATCTTCATCCTGCGCAAGATGGGCGTCTTCGCGAAGGCGTAACGCCGGTGGCGGTGCAGCGGCGGGTGACCGCTTGGGCTGTAGGCCAGCGGCGCCCGCGCCCATGGAGTCGGCGAACTGCGAACGGCCGCCGGCTCTCTTCCTGACGTGGCGGGTGTGGCTCCGCGTTCGCGACCAATCGCGTTCATTTCACGGCCACCCTTGCGAAGGGAGGGTGAGTGTCCGCGGCATTAGGGGAATAGAATATGGCCATTCGCGTCGTTCGACTTGGCAGCCCTCGCCACGCAGACGAGGGAACCCGCATCGGGACCGTGCGCCGCCCGCCACGCGGAGTCCCGAAGGCCGAATTCGCAAAGCAGAACTGGTACGACGTATGGTTCCCGACCCTCGCGCCGAGCGCGGCGACGGTAAGGATCGGACAGGAGGCGGCCACGGTGGCGGCCTGGAACAAGTTCGCGAGGCGGTACCGGGCGGAGATGTCCTCTCGGGAGGCGGCTCACGCCCTGGACCTTCTCGCCGCGCTGTCGCAACAGAGCAACTTCTCCGTCGGCTGCTACTGCGAAAACGAAGAGCATTGCCATCGCTCGGTGCTGCGCGCTCTGCTTCTGGAGAAGGGCGCCAAAGTCGCCAGCGAAGGGGCGGTCGCGTCGCCGCGTTCGTAGCCGCGATCTCCGATGAAGCGCGTCGGCATGCTGGTGCCGGCCATCGACCTGGAGAAGGCAACCGGTCTGCTGGCCACGCGAGACGCGCCCGGGCGGTTCCGGGAATTCACGCCGGAGCGAATGCGATGCCCCTTGCTTCTCCTGACCTCAACGAAGTCTTTCCCTTATAGTCGCTCCAACGCGGAACGCGCATCATTCAACATGGCAGTGACCGGCCAGCATGGTGTGGGGCACGGGCAGGAAGGGGCGGGCCTGAACACATGACCGGTCGACCTGCGGAAACCGATGGCGTCGTGGGAGGGACTATGTGGAATCGCGCGAAGCTGTTCGTGGCGGGTTCGATGGTGGTATCGGCGATGCTTGGGGGATGCGGCGGCTCGTCGACGGGTCCGAGCCCGGCGTCTCTCACGGGGACGTGGACGGCGACCAAGATGGAGTTCGTGAAAGCGGGCAGCCCCGCCACGACGGCGGATCTCGTCGCCAAGGGCGCGACGGTCACGCTCGATCTGAGGGCAAGCCACGATTACACGCTGACGGTCAAGATGCCGGGGCAGGCCGATGAGTTGACGACGGGCACGTGGAGTTCGTCGGCGGACATGCTCTCGATGACCGTGACCGGTTTCACGGGTGAGCGGCAGTTCGCCATGAATCTGAGCGGCAATACGATCACGCTCGGTGGTGCGGACGTGGATTTTGACTTCAATGACGACGGGATTGACGAGCCGGCAAAGTTGAGTATGGTGTTGACGAAGTAACGCGCGCGCCGCGTACGGCGGCGGGCCGGTCCGCGTTCGCCCGATCCAACCCCCACAGGAACAGGCGTCCATGCACAAATCGCCGATTGTACTCGCCATGGCCGTCCTGGCCGCAGGACCGATCGCCGCATCCGCGCAGACGCCGGCGACTTCGAAGGCCGAGGTAATGGCGACCGTGCACCAGTTCGTGGACGCGTTCAACAAAGGCGACACGAAGGTGGTCCTGGCGGCCTGCGCCGATCAGACGTCCATCATCGATGAGTTTCCGCCCCACGAATGGCATGGGGCCGGGGCGTGCGCCCGGTGGTCGAGTGACTACGACACCGACGCCAGGAAGAATGGGATTACCGATGGGGTCGTCACGCTCCGCGACCCGTCGCACGTCGACATCGCCGCCGACCGCGCCTACGTCGTCGTGCCGGCGGACTACTCGTTCAAGAAGAACGGGAAGCCGGTCAAGGAAGTCGGCTCGGTGTTCACGCTCGTCCTGCACAAGGGCCAGGCAGGTTGGAAGTTGACGGGATGGGCGTGGGCCAAGCATTAGGCGCCGCCGCTCGGAGCGCGGAGTAGGGGAGCGCCCGGCTGGCCGTGTTCGCGGGTCATGATTATGATAGGTGCGCCGCGGTTCGCATACGACGCCAGTCGGAGGATGAAGCCATGAATGTCGCCCCACCGGCCAATTCCCAGAGTCCCGCCACGCTTCGCCCTTCGCTGGGATCGGTGGCGGCGCGGATCCTGCTGCACGCCGGGTTTCTGGTCGTGGCCGTGGGGTGCTTGGCGGCGTACGAGCACTTCAAGATCGAGGGACCGTCGAGTGCATCGCTCGTGAGCTTGGTGGCGGCCGCCGGCTTCGCGTTTGCTCCGCTGCGCGACCTGATCCGGGTCGCGTTCGGGGTCGAGGGCAAGGCGTTGCATCTGGTACACGGCGTGGGCGGACTGGCGCTCGTCGCGTTGCCGGTCACCGGCGTCGTTTCCGGCGCGCCGGTGCTGACCCACGCCGCGCTGGCGCCGTTCGCAATCATGGGCGCCGCACAGGCGGTCATGCACCAGAACCATCCGCGCAATGCGAAACAGGCCGCGGCGCTGCAAAGCTTCGCGGCGAGCCTGCCGGAGGTGGCGGTGTTCGCAAACTCGAAGAACCTCGCCTCGCCGGAGGCCGCTAAGCAGGCGGTGGTGGCTCTATCCGACATCGTGGCCAAGGCGCAGGCGCTGGGCGAAACCGAGCTGGAGTCAGATCCCGGTTTCCAGAGCGCGCTGAGCCAGGTGTCGACGCGCTTCGGGGCGAACCTGGGGCTGGACGCAGTCGACCTCGCGCTGGCCAAGCTGGCGGCGAACCCCGCCACGGCCAGCGCGGTACCCAGGCTGCGGGCGCAACTCGCATCGGCGCGCCGGACGATATCGGCCGCCGGGAGCCGTTAGCCGAAGCGAGAAGGGTGGCTCGCGGCGTTCGGCCGCCGGCAGTATGATTCGGCGCCGCAGTAGGCCCCATGCGAACGACGTCGTGAGCGCGGACTGGCCCGACCTGTCTCAATGAGCCCAACGTCCGATTGCCGGACGGGAGATTTCATGAACGCGAATTCGCCGGTACCCGACGGCGCCCCCAAGCGCGCCGAGCCCATGTCCTTCCGTGCCCGCGACCTCGCCGCTTCGCTGACCGTCAACGATCTGGCGAAGAGCCTGGCTTGGTACT
This DNA window, taken from Gemmatimonadaceae bacterium, encodes the following:
- a CDS encoding GlsB/YeaQ/YmgE family stress response membrane protein, which encodes MNWIVSLIMGGIVGWLASMVMKTDAQMGLVANVLVGIVGSVLGYWIAGLLGMAPTGGVMRFAVAIAGAALLIFILRKMGVFAKA
- a CDS encoding DUF488 family protein, with the translated sequence MAIRVVRLGSPRHADEGTRIGTVRRPPRGVPKAEFAKQNWYDVWFPTLAPSAATVRIGQEAATVAAWNKFARRYRAEMSSREAAHALDLLAALSQQSNFSVGCYCENEEHCHRSVLRALLLEKGAKVASEGAVASPRS
- a CDS encoding lipocalin family protein, with translation MWNRAKLFVAGSMVVSAMLGGCGGSSTGPSPASLTGTWTATKMEFVKAGSPATTADLVAKGATVTLDLRASHDYTLTVKMPGQADELTTGTWSSSADMLSMTVTGFTGERQFAMNLSGNTITLGGADVDFDFNDDGIDEPAKLSMVLTK
- a CDS encoding nuclear transport factor 2 family protein produces the protein MHKSPIVLAMAVLAAGPIAASAQTPATSKAEVMATVHQFVDAFNKGDTKVVLAACADQTSIIDEFPPHEWHGAGACARWSSDYDTDARKNGITDGVVTLRDPSHVDIAADRAYVVVPADYSFKKNGKPVKEVGSVFTLVLHKGQAGWKLTGWAWAKH